Proteins found in one Acidobacteriota bacterium genomic segment:
- a CDS encoding aldehyde dehydrogenase family protein, translating into MTMKLDRLQTKLFINGEFTDAENGETFATINPATEEKIGDVASASPADVDRAVKAARAQLEPGSAWQKMAPRERGKVLWRTADLLMKYAPEIGKIETADNGKPIFESQYVDIPAAAECLYYFAGWSGKNTGETIPVNARAFTYTLREPVGVVGSITPWNFPLMLAVWKIAPALACGNTMVCKPASNTSLSLLAFAELAREAGLPEGVLNVIPGRGSVVGNAIVDHPGVDAIAFTGSAEVGRGLMARAAKTLKKVSLELGGKSPNIVLADADLDAAAKGSLNAIFYGKGEVCAAGSRLLVDDAIHDDLMDRIQGRAKKMVADDPMNEKTRLGAIVSKEQMETVLGYIEKGKSEGAKLVSGGERTDIGTGKGYFLEPTIFDDVSPEMTIAREEIFGPVLATIRFDGEEDAVRKGNDTVYGLAAAVWTRDVSLAHRVAHQLKAGTVWINTYNLYDPALPFGGFKESGFGRDQGRDALEKYTQTKSVWLAL; encoded by the coding sequence ATGACTATGAAGCTCGACCGACTGCAGACCAAACTGTTCATCAACGGTGAGTTCACCGATGCGGAGAACGGCGAAACTTTCGCCACGATCAATCCCGCCACAGAAGAAAAGATCGGCGATGTAGCCTCGGCATCCCCCGCCGACGTCGACCGCGCGGTGAAGGCTGCGCGCGCTCAGCTCGAGCCCGGCTCCGCCTGGCAGAAGATGGCGCCGAGGGAACGCGGCAAGGTCCTCTGGCGTACCGCGGACCTGCTGATGAAGTACGCACCGGAGATCGGGAAAATCGAGACCGCCGACAACGGCAAACCGATCTTCGAGAGCCAGTACGTCGACATCCCCGCTGCTGCGGAATGCCTCTATTACTTTGCCGGATGGTCCGGAAAGAACACCGGAGAAACGATTCCAGTCAACGCGAGGGCGTTCACATACACGCTGCGCGAGCCCGTCGGCGTCGTCGGCTCGATCACCCCCTGGAACTTTCCGCTGATGCTCGCCGTATGGAAGATCGCGCCGGCGCTGGCCTGCGGCAACACGATGGTCTGCAAGCCGGCATCGAACACGTCGCTCTCGCTTCTCGCCTTCGCCGAGCTCGCCCGGGAAGCTGGACTTCCCGAAGGGGTCCTGAATGTGATTCCGGGTCGCGGGAGCGTCGTCGGCAATGCGATCGTCGATCACCCCGGCGTCGATGCGATCGCTTTCACCGGATCGGCCGAGGTCGGGCGCGGGCTGATGGCCAGAGCGGCGAAGACGCTGAAGAAGGTGTCGCTGGAGCTCGGTGGAAAGTCGCCCAACATCGTTCTCGCCGATGCCGATCTCGACGCCGCGGCCAAGGGGTCGCTGAACGCAATCTTCTACGGTAAGGGGGAAGTCTGCGCTGCCGGCTCCCGTCTGCTCGTCGATGACGCCATTCACGACGACCTGATGGACAGGATCCAGGGACGCGCGAAGAAGATGGTCGCCGACGATCCGATGAATGAGAAAACACGCCTCGGAGCCATCGTCTCCAAGGAGCAGATGGAAACGGTGCTCGGCTACATCGAGAAGGGAAAATCCGAGGGTGCAAAACTCGTCAGCGGTGGCGAACGGACCGACATCGGGACCGGAAAGGGCTACTTTCTGGAGCCGACCATCTTCGACGATGTCAGCCCGGAGATGACGATCGCCCGCGAGGAGATCTTCGGCCCCGTGCTCGCGACCATCCGGTTCGACGGTGAGGAGGATGCGGTGCGGAAGGGAAACGACACCGTCTACGGGCTCGCCGCGGCGGTCTGGACCCGCGACGTCTCCCTCGCCCATCGGGTCGCTCATCAGCTCAAGGCCGGCACCGTCTGGATCAACACGTACAACCTTTACGATCCTGCACTCCCCTTTGGCGGATTCAAGGAGTCCGGTTTCGGGCGGGATCAGGGACGGGACGCGCTCGAGAAGTACACCCAGACGAAGTCGGTCTGGCTGGCGCTGTGA